The Ptychodera flava strain L36383 chromosome 14, AS_Pfla_20210202, whole genome shotgun sequence genome segment TATTGGTATGACCTTTGTCACACTGCGTACTGCACATGTAAACTACGGGCGTATTGCAGACAACACCCTTTAGATCAATATCATGATCTCATCAAGTGCTTTCCTCGTCAGGTTTGGAACAGTGGCGTCTTCAGCTGGGTAGCCCACGGGCAGCAACAGCATGAGTTTCTCATTGGTCGGCCTCTGGACCAAACGACGAATAGCAGGGCCAGCATTCAAGGGTGTTGAGGTGACGGTGCACAGGCCAGCCTCCTGGTCAATGTAAACATAAAAGCATCATGAGTTATGGGAATTTTTATCACTATTGGCAAAGTAACACTTTTCAAAGGTGATAACAGTATGTATGGCACTGATAAGGTCTACAAAGCCtgatattttgtaataattatcccAGTGGTTACTATCCATTAATACTCTTAAAACCTGCTGAATGCACTCACATCTAAATACTGACTTTTATTACTGAAAACAACTCCTCACTGTCATAGTTTAATACATGCCTAAATGGACGTCAATGGGAACTTTAATTTCCATCATGTTGTCAGTCACTCCACTGACTAGTCAACATACTCAACAGCTATGTATTATCACCCAAGTCTGTTGTCATTCAGGCGTGTGGTTTAATTTTCTTGGGCACGTACAGAAACAGAACTGGGTCAATACGAGGAAATTAAAAACTGCATGGATACAAAAGGTATACCGGTAACCTTTGAATTTTGATTCAGATAATTGGATTACCATTGAATGAAAAAAGAGTTGCCCAGTTTTGGGGGACTGCAAGATTAAACAAAATTAGTGACAGTGAAAAAGCTGCATTTGAATGTAACCTAATTCTTTAATCCTTTTAAGTAGAATTTTCGGTATGATGTTTGTCAAATTTCTACTTCCAGCCAGCGCACATTTATCAGGCAGTATCAAACTACTGACGCAAAAAAAATGGTATtctcaaaattaaaatgttaaaaaaattgaaacaaataataacagcctATGAAGGGGATACATACGACGTATGATGAGTAAACAATTTGCATGCCAAAACAGGAGTGAACCTTGACCATGGTTGATCTATAAATCACTtttatcaatttgaaaatttgatgaaaatattatttgacGTATGTTGCCAAGCAACAactaaagtatgtatgtatgtatgtatgtatgtatgtatgtatatgtatgccagtTCATTGACAAAAGTTCATGAGCAGAAATTGCTCAATCTTGAATCATTCCATACGTCACGGTAAATATGCAGATAATTGCAGTTGATGTGGAATTATCAGCAAGAAAAGCCGTGCAGTACAGACTAAGGTTGGCaatgacaaatatatattattaagATTGTGATTTGTCAACTGTCTTTATCAATTATGACAGTAGCAGATTTCTGGTTTTTTTTGCGCTTAGCAAAAATAAAAGCAACAAGGAATATAATGTCTTTAAATTTTGCAGATGCAATGAACAGTTTCTGTGAATTTTAAAACCCACCATTTCAGTCTGTCTACCTGAATCCTATGTGTGTATcaaagtaaacatatttcctaGGATATATCTGTTGggcaaaaaaatcaatcatggtggctttcttgaatggaccagaACAGATTTGCTTACATTCCTTGCAAAATTTGTATATCTTATTCAATGAGTGTGGCAAGAAATTACTATTTAACATTTCTCTTGGCCAAAAATTAGCAAAAACTAACCACATTTATTGCCCTGAAAAAGTcatatgtttgaaatatttaacaTGTAAAGAGCAGCTTAAAGTGTCAATAATGCTATATTGCATTGCACAATGGTCTGAGTGTCCCAGCTCTCAGCTGAAATGATGTAACAACATGATTCAATAACGTTTTCTGTGACACACTAAAACAATTTCCAcattacaattttatttcagttaCTGTCAATTAAACCTCTCTTTAGTTAATTGTCACCCTCACAGAGCAGTcaccccctttgcagttttcaaagttAAGGTGacccccggattttgccggccaACCCCAGCCATTATAAACAACTGAGAGCTCCTTTGGTCCCAatattgtatacatgtattaccATACAGAAATTGTACCTGTAAAGCTGCCAGTAGTATGCCACATGCAATAGAAACACTAATTCTGCTGTAGTAGTGGGTTTGTTTCAATCCATCCTTGGTCACACCATGTACTTGTTCAAACACCAAGATCAAGTATGGCGCTATTTCCAAGTATGGTTTTACCCAGTTGACGTTCAGGTCTTTCAGGTCATGGACCCACCTATCCCCCATTCTCTGTCTGTAGTTGATCTCTTCTTCTGCTTCAACGATGGCTCTGATTTGAGATTTCATGTCTGCATCTTGTACTACCACAAATGTCCATGGTTGCATGTGAGCTCCACTTGGTGCAGTGCCTGCAGGAACGCTCAAAACACAGAGACACCAAATAACAGTGGGTCgacaaaataaatgtcacaaaaaGAAACATTGTAAACCTTTAAAATTCCTGACATTCTAAAGGGAAACGGAAAAAGCACATGACCGCTGCTCAGGATCATGATTTTGACAGAAGTAAATGATTCAATTGAACTTTGACTTTCAGGTAACTTACCACAGTTACCCCTATACTGCATAAGAATTTAGGCCTGAAAAAGGTTAACATTTcgaataagggactggtcagtttctttggcctgggggTAGTGGATAAGTTTTTGCAGACgcaaaagtggctgacccctatatatatatatatatatatatatatataatatatataaataaatatatatatatatatatatatatatatatatatatatatatatatatatatatatattatatatatatatatatatatatatataataatatatatatatatatatatatatatatatatatatatatatataaagaaggTAACCCCATGAATCTATCGACCCCACCAGGCTGGAGAAACAGGCTAGTCCATAAGAGTCAGTTACAAAAACAAGAGTGTCAtttaaagaataaaatatatcatgaaaattcACTTCAGGGCActtgaaaactgtaaaatattaaTCAGATATTGCTATATACTGTTTGTATTTAAGAAATGTAAAAGTAAATGAGACATTAAGAGCGACTACTGGACAAACAATACCCATTTAAGAAAGTCAATGTTGATCGTAGGTGGCGCTGTTCAATACAAGAGCATCAAGGCCTTTATTGGGATTAAAGGTAATGGGCCAAAAGTTTCCTTATGATTTACTTTTTGAAAGAATGAATCAGGCTTTGCTCACACTTATTAAGATGTGACGGGCCAGAGTGAGTGTATGTATGATATACCTTCTGTGAGCTTTTAATACTTGTAATATTTATAATATCAAGTgtatttgaacatatttttgaaTCACAAATTGAAAcgtggagggggagggggttatactcaaaatgtggatagaagggggttactcaatttttggtgca includes the following:
- the LOC139149327 gene encoding iodotyrosine deiodinase-like — encoded protein: MADALVSYLPFVSEYWLHIATVIVGFALFRVLKNALVTTTTKNSKKTRVGCQLDSYDLSLISEDLSEHDLVAAQDASNGEDNSPQILYKSVQYTAEETVSRAAKFYSAINRRRTLRHFSARPVPLAAIHSVIKAAGTAPSGAHMQPWTFVVVQDADMKSQIRAIVEAEEEINYRQRMGDRWVHDLKDLNVNWVKPYLEIAPYLILVFEQVHGVTKDGLKQTHYYSRISVSIACGILLAALQEAGLCTVTSTPLNAGPAIRRLVQRPTNEKLMLLLPVGYPAEDATVPNLTRKALDEIMILI